Proteins encoded in a region of the Anopheles ziemanni chromosome 2, idAnoZiCoDA_A2_x.2, whole genome shotgun sequence genome:
- the LOC131290319 gene encoding nedd8-activating enzyme E1 regulatory subunit yields MSSPAPKSPEMSDKSRKYDRQIRLWGEHGQTVLENAQICLINATALGTEILKGIVLPGIGGFTIVDHLPVTEEDVGCNFFLDLGSVGQPRAKRCMQLLQELNPDVNGDYVDEHVEQLIDSQPDFFRNFDVVVATSISERTIVRLSNVLWEQNIPLIIARSVGFYGVARLQVREHCVVETHPDSKQNDLRLEHPFEGLRKHMEEAELTNKVPWLVVLYKVLYEWVAAHDGKFPSNYREKSDLRELIQSKMDGEKENFEEAIKAVNSSFGGGKPSSSVREILEDDRCVNVNKESNAFWIMARALKDFVDNEGNGMLPVPGVLPDMTADTNSYISLQTVYRGQAAHDAEIVFRRARQLLKELNKPNDLITEKDVRLFCREAANIAVVQGSKIAEEFDKGYQRASVIAGGLETPSSLMGHYIVLRALDRFQADYGCVPGESEAESDTTRIKSLAAKMISEWGISTPINDDLAHEICRYGGAEIHSISAYLGGCIAHELIKLVTKQYRPFDNTFIYDGSTSQTETYKL; encoded by the exons ATGTCATCGCCGGCACCGAAATCTCCAGAGATGTCGGACAAAAGTCGCAAATATGATCGACAAATCCG CCTGTGGGGAGAGCATGGACAAACGGTGCTGGAAAACGCGCAAATTTGTCTCATCAATGCAACAGCACTCGGAACGGAAATATTGAAAGGCATAGTGCTGCCCGGCATCGGTGGTTTCACCATAGTAGATCATCTCCCCGTCACCGAGGAAGACGttggttgcaattttttccTCGACCTCGGTTCGGTCGGGCAACCGAGAGCGAAACGCTGCATGCAGTTACTGCAGGAGCTTAACCCGGACGTTAACGGCGACTACGTTGACGAGCATGTGGAACAGCTGATTGACAGTCAGCCGGATTTCTTTCGCAACTTTGACGTCGTAGTAGCCACTTCCATTAGCGAACGTACGATCGTGCGCTTATCGAATGTGCTTTGGGAGCAGAATATCCCGCTCATTATCGCCCGCTCCGTGGGGTTCTACGGTGTCGCTAGGCTGCAGGTGCGAGAACACTGCGTCGTTGAAACGCATCCAGATAGCAAACAGAACGATTTACGTCTCGAGCATCCTTTCGAGGGCTTGAGAAAGCATATGGAAGAAGCGGAGCTTACGAACAAAGTACCATGGCTGGTAGTCCTTTACAAAGTGTTGTACGAGTGGGTGGCGGCACATGACGGAAAGTTCCCTTCTAACTACCGGGAAAAGTCGGATCTGCGGGAGCTGATTCAATCGAAAATGGATGGTGAGAAGGAAAATTTTGAGGAAGCGATCAAGGCGGTTAATTCAAGTTTTGGGGGAGGAAAACCATCATCTTCGGTTCGAGAGATACTGGAAGACGATCGATGTGTAAACGTTAACAAGGAG AGTAATGCCTTTTGGATTATGGCGCGAGCATTAAAAGACTTTGTAGACAACGAAGGAAACGGCATGTTGCCAGTGCCTGGCGTACTTCCCGACATGACGGCAGACACCAACTCGTACATTAGCCTTCAAACAGTGTACCGCGGCCAGGCGGCTCATGATGCCGAAATCGTGTTCCGTCGTGCCCGGCAACTGCTGAAAGAATTGAACAAACCGAACGATCTCATCACGGAGAAAGATGTTCGACTGTTTTGTCGCGAAGCGGCCAACATCGCTGTCGTTCAAGGCAGTAAAATCGCGGAAGAATTCGATAAAGGGTACCAACGTGCGTCCGTAATCGCCGGTGGATTGGAAACTCCGAGCTCGCTGATGGGACACTATATCGTGCTGCGTGCGTTGGACCGGTTTCAAGCCGACTACGGTTGTGTTCCGGGTGAAAGTGAGGCCGAGTCGGATACGACCCGCATCAAGAGTCTCGCAGCAAAAATGATCAGCGAATGGGGTATCAGCACACCGATCAACGATGATCTGGCGCATGAAATTTGCCGATACGGTGGGGCGGAGATTCATAGCATTTCCGCCTACCTGGGTGGCTGTATTGCTCATGAATTGATTAAACTGGTCACAAAGCAATACCGGCCGTTCGATAATACTTTCATCTACGATGGATCGACGTCACAAACGGAGACttataaattataa
- the LOC131294672 gene encoding ribosome quality control complex subunit TCF25 produces MSYRILRKLQGNELEIKEQIDEVSDGGDADYDTNSTSSQNRNNNKKQLNINRYDLLNQQQSLSESEVKEDDNDETEKDAADGAVSVHLAEAKKRKKKKKKKTGKYISSSARRSSEDNADIEDDFTRTVKEVDKLFGTCPRDAEQHHHHHHHRAAESATSMGRFEGKLGPAAGLAAKSLLNVQHKNLNPQYEMKRMFGSKVVGDQQNKRRNVRGGARMLKSTYLVNPKDSWPPVGKSGIYMNLVQAPEPGSSTSASGPKAIFDKNVIYFAFEHSPSYRQIQQKFLDAVESMDSENIIRIIKQHPYHVDSLIQLSELCKMSEDHAMASELIEHALLALESSFHTMFSLTQGNCRLDYRRQENRALFITLFKHSQHLESRACSRTALEVAKLILSFDPVNDPLAIILIVDYYAIRAKQYEWLVTLYEEWEATNNLSQLPNMAYSYAMALFHLNRTDEADKALQYALLMFPGVLRPLMDELSIQADSRVAGHNHFGPNAYNKALVALQQLMSLYVCRSKLVWRDTELLPWLDRNVHEVLNRVDNKEDVVAEYATKRSQRYSNPPRQVLRHIVLSDFKEKVPLAQFIKRETDPVLMYDPLPPLDSINIYTRPTLTPTGQRQSNDPLHLFFQSLLPSFSAQPQPPQPPPAPQQQQPANVVQNQAPEGQQAGAGAAAAGAGGTERDLMSLQAYSSTLNTIVDAMREFLSGIRALERPNDADVDEAESTEEDEPNDYLT; encoded by the exons ATGTCCTACCGGATTCTACGCAAACTGCAGGGCAATGAGCTGGAGATAAAAGAACAGATCGATGAGGTGTCCGATGGGGGCGATGCTGATTACGAcaccaacagcaccagcagccagaaccgcaacaacaacaagaagcAGCTGAACATTAATCGATATGATCTG CTCAATCAGCAACAGTCGCTCTCCGAGAGCGAAGTGAAGgaagacgacaacgacgagACGGAGAAGGATGCGGCGGACGGTGCAGTAAGTGTGCATCTGGCCGAGGcaaagaagcgaaagaaaaagaagaagaagaagacgggCAAGTACATCTCGAGCTCGGCAAGGCGCAGCAGCGAGGATAATGCCGACATCGAGGATGACTTTACGCGTACGGTGAAGGAGGTGGACAAGTTGTTTGGCACATGTCCCCGCGATGCCgaacagcaccaccaccatcatcaccatcgagCGGCCGAAAGCGCCACGAGTATGGGTCGGTTCGAGGGAAAGCTGGGCCCGGCCGCTGGACTTGCCGCAAAGTCGCTGCTGAACGTGCAGCACAAAAACCTCAACCCGCAGTACGAGATGAAGCGTATGTTTGGAAGCAAGGTCGTCGGTGATCAACA aaataAACGTCGCAATGTGAGAGGTGGCGCTAGAATGCTCAAGTCGACCTATCTGGTCAACCCGAAGGATAGCTGGCCACCGGTCGGAAAGTCGGGCATCTACATGAATCTGGTGCAAGCACCGGAGCCGGGTTCTTCAACATCTGCTAGCGGACCGAAGGCAATCTTCGACAAGAACGTGATCTATTTTGCATTTGAGCACAGTCCCTCCTACCGACAGATACAGCAAAAGTTTCTCGACGCCGTGGAAAGCATGGACTCGGAGAACATCATACGGATCATAAAGCAGCATCCCTATCACGTCGACTCATTGATTCAACTGAGCGAGCTATGCAAGATGTCCGAGGACCACGCAATGGCCTCCGAGCTGATTGAGCACGCACTGCTCGCACTCGAATCATCGTTCCACACAATGTTCAGCCTAACGCAGGGCAACTGCCGGCTGGACTATCGGCGACAGGAGAATCGGGCGCTTTTTATCACACTCTTTAAGCACTCCCAGCACCTGGAATCACGAGCCTGCTCGCGGACGGCGCTCGAAGTCGCTAAATTGATCCTCTCGTTCGATCCGGTAAACGATCCATTGGCCATCATACTGATCGTCGATTATTATGCGATTCGCGCCAAGCAGTACGAGTGGCTCGTGACGCTTTACGAGGAATGGGAAGCGACGAACAACCTATCCCAGTTGCCGAACATGGCTTACTCGTACGCGATGGCGTTGTTTCATCTGAATCGCACAGACGAGGCCGATAAGGCGCTACAGTACGCGTTGCTCATGTTCCCCGGTGTGCTGCGTCCGCTGATGGATGAGCTATCGATTCAGGCCGATAGCCGTGTCGCTGGTCATAACCATTTCGGACCGAACGCTTACAACAAGGCATTGGTGGCGCTGCAGCAGCTAATGTCGCTGTATGTCTGTCGCTCGAAGCTGGTGTGGCGCGACACGGAGCTGCTTCCGTGGTTGGACCGGAATGTGCACGAAGTGCTGAATCGAGTTGATAACAAAGAAGACGTTGTGGCCGAATATGCAACCAAGAGAAGTCAAAG ATATTCGAACCCGCCGAGGCAAGTGCTACGTCATATCGTGCTCTCGGATTTCAAGGAGAAGGTTCCATTGGCACAGTTTATCAAACGAGAGACAGATCCGGTGTTGATGTATGATCCACTGCCCCCGCTTGATTCGATCAACATTTACACTAG GCCCACACTGACCCCAACCGGACAGCGGCAATCAAACGACCCGCTGCATCTCTTCTTTCAATCGTTACTGCCCAGCTTCAGTGCTCAACCGCAGCCTCCACAACCTCCACCGGCtcctcagcagcaacagccggCAAACGTGGTACAAAACCAAGCCCCGGAAGGCCAACAAGCAGGAGCTGGTGCTGCGGCGGCAGGTGCTGGTGGAACCGAGCGAGATTTAATGAGCCTGCAGGCTTACAGCAGTACCCTGAACACGATCGTCGATGCGATGCGTGAGTTTCTGTCCGGCATCCGAGCGCTCGAGCGACCGAACGATGCGGATGTGGACGAAGCGGAAAGCACGGAAGAGGATGAGCCAAATGACTATCTGACGTAA
- the LOC131287116 gene encoding syntaxin-7, with product MSYASFDNGATGNSNITNEADFQKTSQIVVASIQKILQNVSSMQRMVNQFGTAQDSPELKQQLHQIRSYTQQLITDTTTQLNDLVNCKERHLKIKRDRLVDEFTSALTAFQAVQRKTVDLEKNAMRQARQATGAGAAISKPPGGGGGSHHSSMGSNYNNASNSGSMFEDNFITGSRGQTQEQLQEEIDLQALEDQERTIRELEENIVSVNEIYKKLGALVYEQSHQVDSIEASVEQTSVFVSEGVQQLKQASHYQNKARKKKLILALIAAAILAIIILIIALKS from the exons ATGAGCTACGCATCGTTCGACAATGGTGCTACGGGTAATTCCAACATTACCAACGAGGCAGACTTTCAGAAAACATCCCAGATCGTCGTGGCCAGCATTCAAAAGATACTACAAAATG TATCTTCAATGCAGCGTATGGTTAATCAGTTTGGCACTGCACAGGACTCTCCGGAACTAAAACAACAGCT CCATCAGATACGTTCCTACACGCAGCAACTGATTACGGACACGACGACCCAGCTGAACGATCTTGTTAACTGCAAAGAGCGCCATCTAAAAATTAAACGCGACCGGCTGGTGGATGAGTTTACGTCGGCACTGACCGCTTTCCAGGCCGTCCAGCGCAAGACGGTTGATCTGGAGAAGAATGCAATGCGCCAGGCACGGCAGGCCACTGGCGCCGGGGCGGCCATCAGCAAGCcgcctggtggtggtggcggttcgCATCACTCGAGCATGGGTTCGAACTACAACAATGCGTCCAACAGTGGGTCGATGTTTGAAGACAACTTTATCACCGGCTCGCGAGGTCAAACGCAGGAGCAGCTTCAGGAAGAAATCGATTTGCAAGCGTTAGAAGACCAGGAACGAACGATTCGTGAGCTGGAGGAAAATATCGTTAGTGTTAACGAAATCTACAAGAAGCTCGGCGCGCTGGTGTACGAACAGAGCCATCAGGTGGACTCGATCGAAGCATCGGTCGAGCAGACGAGTGTATTCGTGTCGGAAGGTGTGCAGCAGCTGAAACAGGCCAGTCACTACCAG AATAAGGCACGCAAGAAGAAGCTCATCTTGGCGCTCATAGCGGCAGCAATATTAGCAATCATCATACTCATTATCGCTCTGAAATCCTGA